A genomic stretch from Paraburkholderia dioscoreae includes:
- a CDS encoding porin, with protein sequence MKKVVISSAVGSLFVLAASPAFAQSSVTLYGLVDTALRYQTNAGPDGKDLVSMTVGPETHSRWGLRGTEDLGGGLSAIFRLENGFELNSGQLHQANTLFSRQAYVGLSSDKYGTLTFGNQYAPLYDTMGDVFDPLTVGDYWQDSWAWNGIGPYLTINNSVKYKASFNGLSIDAIYGFGNQAGAVGLGSTYGVEVTYTHGPASLDAGFQQTSVTSANGSLVNGAKINLMHVSGAYQITPTVRLLAGWLRAQDRSGTTDANMQQAGAPKLPGSSPNRIDDTLYIGGNWQATAPLLITVAGYYGHARNAERIDGTLGSGINYSATVLAEYSLSKHTEVYGTVDFARGNGAFAADYPGSTNPATGVVDTVGRTNNVGAAVGIRKMF encoded by the coding sequence ATGAAAAAAGTCGTAATCTCCAGTGCCGTAGGTTCACTCTTCGTCCTTGCCGCGTCACCGGCGTTCGCACAAAGCTCGGTCACGCTGTATGGTCTCGTCGATACGGCACTCCGATATCAGACGAATGCCGGCCCGGACGGCAAAGACCTGGTCAGCATGACAGTCGGCCCGGAAACGCATAGCCGTTGGGGCCTGAGGGGCACTGAGGATCTGGGCGGCGGCCTGTCCGCGATCTTCCGCCTTGAAAATGGCTTCGAACTCAACTCTGGACAACTTCATCAGGCCAACACGCTGTTCAGCCGGCAAGCGTACGTGGGCCTGTCGAGCGACAAGTACGGCACGCTGACCTTCGGTAATCAATATGCGCCGCTCTACGACACAATGGGCGATGTGTTCGACCCGTTGACGGTTGGCGACTACTGGCAAGACAGTTGGGCGTGGAATGGTATTGGTCCGTACCTCACGATCAACAACTCGGTCAAATACAAGGCATCGTTCAACGGCCTGAGCATTGACGCAATCTACGGCTTCGGCAATCAGGCGGGCGCAGTCGGCCTCGGCAGCACGTATGGCGTGGAAGTGACGTATACGCACGGTCCCGCATCGCTCGACGCCGGCTTCCAGCAAACCTCCGTGACGTCCGCCAACGGCAGCCTGGTCAATGGCGCGAAGATCAACCTGATGCACGTCAGCGGCGCGTACCAGATCACGCCTACCGTACGCCTGTTGGCCGGCTGGTTGCGCGCGCAGGATCGCAGCGGCACCACCGACGCCAACATGCAGCAAGCCGGCGCGCCGAAACTGCCGGGCAGCAGCCCGAACCGTATCGACGACACGCTCTACATTGGCGGCAACTGGCAAGCCACAGCCCCGCTGCTGATCACCGTGGCCGGCTACTACGGCCACGCCCGCAATGCCGAGCGGATCGACGGCACACTCGGTTCGGGTATCAACTACTCCGCCACCGTTCTCGCCGAATACTCGCTGTCCAAGCATACGGAAGTGTATGGCACCGTGGACTTCGCGCGCGGCAACGGCGCATTTGCCGCCGACTACCCCGGCTCGACCAACCCGGCTACCGGCGTGGTCGACACCGTTGGCCGTACCAACAACGTTGGCGCGGCAGTCGGCATCCGCAAAATGTTCTAA
- a CDS encoding 3-hydroxybutyryl-CoA dehydrogenase, protein MTINTVGIIGAGTMGNGIAQVVAVAGLKVVVIDVTEAALAKGVATLTGSLERLVAKGKIEAAVKEAALSRIETSTDYQRLATVDIVIEAATENTDLKIRILRQIESVARPDAIIASNTSSISITALGASLTDASRFIGMHFFNPVPLLPLVEIIRGVQTSTATIEAVRELTVKLDKSPISVKNAPGFVVNRILVPMINEAFFVLAEGIATAEEIDLGMRLGANHPIGPLALADLIGLDVCLSVLDVFLKDFGDSKYRASPLLRELVAAGRLGRKVGQGVYRYD, encoded by the coding sequence ATGACAATCAACACCGTTGGGATAATTGGTGCGGGCACGATGGGCAACGGCATTGCTCAGGTCGTTGCAGTCGCAGGATTGAAGGTAGTCGTGATCGACGTTACCGAGGCAGCGCTCGCGAAGGGCGTAGCCACGTTGACCGGTAGCCTCGAACGGCTGGTAGCCAAGGGAAAGATCGAGGCCGCAGTGAAAGAGGCCGCGCTCTCGCGAATCGAGACGTCCACCGACTATCAACGCCTCGCTACCGTCGACATCGTAATTGAAGCCGCCACGGAAAATACCGATCTGAAGATCCGCATCCTGCGGCAGATCGAATCGGTGGCGCGGCCGGACGCGATCATCGCGTCGAATACGTCGTCGATCTCGATCACCGCGCTCGGAGCGTCGCTTACCGACGCGTCGCGCTTCATCGGCATGCACTTCTTCAATCCGGTGCCGCTCCTGCCGCTCGTCGAAATCATTCGCGGCGTACAGACCAGCACAGCCACGATTGAAGCCGTGCGTGAGCTAACCGTTAAGCTCGACAAATCGCCGATCAGTGTGAAGAACGCGCCGGGCTTCGTGGTGAACCGCATTCTGGTGCCGATGATCAACGAAGCGTTCTTCGTGCTCGCCGAAGGCATTGCTACAGCAGAGGAGATCGACCTCGGCATGCGACTCGGCGCGAATCATCCGATCGGTCCTCTGGCACTCGCGGATCTGATTGGACTTGACGTTTGCCTTTCGGTCCTCGACGTCTTCCTGAAGGACTTCGGTGATTCGAAGTATCGAGCGAGCCCGTTGCTGCGCGAGTTAGTGGCGGCTGGCCGTCTTGGGCGAAAAGTCGGTCAGGGCGTCTACCGCTACGACTAA
- a CDS encoding electron transfer flavoprotein-ubiquinone oxidoreductase — protein MGADKSMTPASLIEQYGPRESMEYDVVIVGGGPAGLSAAIRLKQLAAEQGAEIGVCVLEKGSEIGAHILSGAVMDPRAMTELIPDWKEKGAPLTVDVTEDKFLFLTETGSKSVPVWALPDNFKNHGNYVISLANVTRWLGQQAEALGVEIFPGFPAAEILYNDDGSVKGVATGNLGIGKDGQPTENFQLGMELHAKYTLFCEGARGHLGRQLNDRFRLREGVDPQVYGIGIKELWEIDPAKHKPGLVMHTAGWPLESDTYGGSFLYHMDNNQVVVGFVVGLGYTNPYLSPFEEFQRYKTHPAIRAVLEGGKRVSYGARAITAGGLMSLPKLVFPGGALVGDDAGFLNASRIKGSHAAIKTGMLAAEAAFEAVQAGRTSDELTAYPESFKTSWLHTELHRARNFKQWMSKGLYLGTLMVGIEQKLLGGNVPWTLHHQHWDHEMLKPASQCRPITYPKPDGKLTFDRLSSVFISNTNHEENQPAHLTLKDPSVPVNVNWQTYAGPESRYCPAQVYEFVKNDDNTERLVINAQNCVHCKTCDIKDPTQNIVWVTPEGGGGPNYPNM, from the coding sequence TCGATGGAATACGACGTCGTGATCGTCGGCGGCGGCCCGGCCGGGCTGTCCGCGGCGATCCGCCTGAAGCAGCTGGCGGCGGAACAAGGCGCTGAAATTGGCGTGTGCGTACTGGAAAAAGGCTCGGAGATCGGGGCACATATCCTCTCGGGCGCGGTGATGGATCCGCGCGCGATGACCGAGCTGATCCCGGACTGGAAGGAAAAAGGCGCACCGCTGACGGTCGACGTGACCGAAGATAAATTCCTGTTCCTGACCGAAACCGGTTCGAAGAGCGTACCGGTCTGGGCGTTGCCGGATAACTTCAAAAACCACGGCAACTATGTGATCAGTCTCGCGAACGTCACGCGCTGGCTCGGTCAGCAGGCTGAAGCGCTGGGCGTTGAAATTTTCCCCGGCTTTCCGGCTGCCGAGATTCTGTACAACGACGATGGCTCGGTCAAAGGCGTCGCAACCGGCAACCTCGGCATCGGCAAGGACGGCCAGCCGACCGAGAACTTCCAGCTCGGCATGGAGCTGCACGCGAAGTACACGCTCTTCTGCGAAGGCGCGCGTGGACACCTGGGCCGTCAGCTGAACGACAGATTCAGGCTGCGCGAAGGCGTCGATCCGCAGGTCTACGGTATCGGCATCAAGGAACTGTGGGAAATCGATCCGGCGAAGCACAAGCCGGGTCTGGTGATGCACACGGCCGGCTGGCCGCTGGAGAGCGACACCTACGGCGGCTCGTTCCTCTATCACATGGATAACAACCAGGTGGTGGTGGGCTTCGTGGTGGGCCTGGGTTATACGAATCCGTACCTGTCGCCGTTCGAGGAATTCCAGCGCTACAAAACGCATCCGGCGATCCGCGCGGTGCTTGAAGGCGGCAAGCGCGTGTCGTACGGCGCAAGGGCGATCACCGCTGGCGGCCTGATGTCGCTGCCGAAACTGGTGTTTCCGGGCGGTGCGCTGGTCGGCGACGATGCGGGCTTCCTGAACGCATCGCGGATCAAGGGCTCGCACGCGGCAATCAAGACCGGCATGCTGGCGGCTGAAGCGGCATTCGAAGCGGTACAGGCAGGCCGCACCAGCGATGAACTCACCGCCTATCCGGAGAGCTTCAAGACCTCGTGGCTGCACACGGAACTGCATCGCGCACGCAACTTCAAGCAGTGGATGAGCAAGGGCCTGTACCTCGGCACGCTGATGGTGGGCATCGAACAGAAGCTGCTGGGCGGCAATGTGCCGTGGACGCTGCATCATCAGCACTGGGATCACGAGATGCTCAAACCGGCTTCGCAATGCAGGCCGATCACCTATCCGAAGCCCGATGGCAAGCTGACGTTCGATCGTCTCTCGTCGGTGTTCATCTCGAACACGAACCACGAAGAGAACCAGCCGGCTCATCTGACGCTGAAAGATCCGTCAGTGCCGGTGAATGTGAACTGGCAGACGTATGCGGGTCCGGAGTCGCGTTATTGCCCGGCGCAAGTGTACGAATTCGTGAAGAACGACGACAACACCGAACGCCTCGTGATCAACGCGCAAAACTGCGTGCACTGCAAGACGTGCGATATCAAGGATCCGACGCAGAACATCGTCTGGGTCACGCCTGAGGGCGGCGGTGGTCCGAACTACCCGAACATGTAA
- the bktB gene encoding beta-ketothiolase BktB — MQREVVVVSGVRTAIGKFGGSLKDVAPTELGALVVREVLARADVAGDKVGQVVFGNVISTEPKDFYLARVAALNGGVGQTTPAFNVNRLCGSGLQAIVSAAQSILLGDADIAIGGGVENMSRAPYITPDARFGARMGDARLIDMMLGALSDPFHTVPMGVTAENVAKKYGITREQQDALAVESHRRAAHAIAEGRFKDQILPITRTVKGRSVVFDTDEHVRLQLDPAELSGLRPVFQKENGTVTAGNASGLNDAAAAVLLMSRETADASGVKPLARLVSYAHAGVDPLYMGIGPVPATRLALQRAGLGIGDLDVIEANEAFAAQACAVAQELEFDPHKVNPNGSGISLGHPIGATGALITVKALYELQRIKGRFALVTMCIGGGQGIAAIFENLQ; from the coding sequence GTGCAGAGAGAAGTTGTTGTTGTCAGCGGTGTGCGTACCGCGATCGGCAAGTTTGGCGGAAGCCTCAAAGACGTTGCGCCTACCGAACTCGGAGCGCTTGTCGTACGCGAGGTGCTGGCGCGCGCCGACGTTGCGGGAGACAAGGTTGGCCAGGTCGTATTCGGCAATGTGATATCGACTGAACCCAAAGACTTTTACCTGGCGCGCGTGGCAGCGCTCAACGGCGGTGTCGGCCAAACGACACCGGCGTTCAATGTCAATCGTCTGTGCGGCTCAGGCTTGCAGGCCATCGTCTCTGCCGCACAATCGATTCTGCTCGGCGATGCCGATATCGCGATCGGGGGTGGCGTGGAAAACATGAGCCGTGCGCCCTACATTACGCCCGACGCACGCTTTGGCGCACGAATGGGCGACGCACGCCTGATCGATATGATGCTTGGGGCGTTGAGCGATCCGTTCCACACGGTTCCGATGGGCGTTACCGCGGAGAATGTCGCAAAGAAGTACGGCATTACGCGTGAGCAGCAGGACGCGCTCGCAGTCGAGTCGCATCGGCGCGCCGCCCATGCAATCGCCGAGGGGCGCTTCAAGGATCAGATCCTGCCGATAACACGGACCGTGAAAGGCCGGTCCGTCGTATTCGATACCGACGAACATGTGCGTCTGCAACTGGATCCCGCCGAGCTCTCCGGATTGCGGCCCGTCTTCCAGAAGGAAAACGGCACAGTAACCGCTGGCAACGCATCCGGCCTCAACGACGCGGCGGCCGCTGTTCTGCTGATGTCGCGTGAAACGGCGGACGCAAGTGGCGTGAAACCGCTGGCCCGGCTCGTGTCATATGCGCATGCCGGCGTCGATCCTCTTTATATGGGCATTGGCCCGGTGCCCGCAACGCGCCTTGCCCTCCAGCGCGCCGGCCTCGGCATCGGCGATCTCGACGTGATCGAGGCGAACGAGGCCTTTGCTGCGCAAGCCTGCGCGGTGGCGCAGGAACTCGAATTCGACCCGCACAAGGTCAATCCGAATGGCTCCGGCATTTCGCTCGGTCATCCGATCGGAGCGACGGGTGCGCTGATTACCGTCAAGGCGCTATATGAATTGCAGCGTATCAAAGGGCGCTTTGCACTGGTTACGATGTGCATCGGAGGCGGCCAGGGTATTGCGGCTATATTCGAGAACCTACAATAG
- the alr gene encoding alanine racemase: MSVSIIEPVPDTQRVRLLRPSWAELDYGAIAANLAVAREQVGHATKIYFVCKGDGFGFGAAKVARLAAQAGVDGFCVGSPEEGVAIRRAGIDRDILLFASTLPEDAAQVAALGLTVTIQSQESLHAFIDAGVAVDAFLEIDPGFGRFGFLPSQWQAAFAALRDQSTVRLKGVYTHLSSPENDDVTRQQAGVFDAALADARAAGFDNITTMLASSRVMLAHPHLAYQAVDPGRLLYGALDAEWMVRAPLRPMLRAVRGRIIHVQEHPAGSTLGIGYAEPIRLERGVRIGVVPIGFWDGLNHVPPLGRVLVHGQAARILGRRSFQHTVIDITEIAQARTGSVVTLLGQDGDQSITIDEMAETLRLPVMELVPRLARSLPHVQVNATDLVGSN, from the coding sequence ATGTCCGTTTCAATCATCGAGCCAGTTCCTGATACTCAACGTGTGCGCTTGCTGCGTCCCAGTTGGGCTGAACTCGACTATGGCGCCATCGCGGCGAATCTGGCGGTCGCGCGTGAACAGGTGGGACACGCCACGAAAATCTACTTCGTTTGCAAGGGCGACGGATTCGGCTTCGGCGCCGCGAAGGTTGCGCGGCTGGCGGCGCAAGCGGGTGTCGACGGCTTTTGCGTCGGCAGTCCGGAAGAGGGCGTCGCGATTCGCCGTGCGGGCATCGATCGCGACATATTGCTGTTTGCCTCGACCCTGCCGGAAGATGCGGCGCAGGTCGCTGCGTTGGGACTGACGGTGACGATCCAGAGTCAGGAAAGCCTGCATGCGTTCATCGACGCAGGTGTGGCGGTCGATGCGTTCCTGGAGATCGATCCGGGCTTTGGGCGCTTCGGCTTTCTGCCGTCGCAATGGCAAGCCGCGTTCGCGGCGCTGCGCGATCAGTCGACCGTGCGGCTCAAAGGCGTGTACACGCATCTGAGCTCGCCGGAGAACGACGACGTGACGCGCCAGCAGGCCGGTGTGTTCGACGCGGCGCTGGCCGACGCGCGCGCCGCGGGCTTCGATAACATAACGACGATGCTGGCAAGCTCGCGGGTCATGCTCGCGCATCCGCATCTGGCATATCAGGCGGTCGATCCCGGGCGGCTTCTATACGGTGCGCTCGACGCGGAATGGATGGTTCGCGCACCGTTGCGGCCCATGTTGCGGGCTGTGCGCGGGCGCATCATTCACGTGCAGGAGCACCCGGCCGGATCCACGCTTGGGATCGGCTATGCGGAGCCGATCCGGCTCGAACGCGGCGTGCGTATCGGTGTCGTGCCGATCGGCTTCTGGGATGGGCTGAATCATGTGCCGCCGCTGGGCCGCGTGCTGGTGCACGGACAGGCGGCGCGCATTCTTGGGCGCCGCTCTTTCCAGCATACCGTGATCGATATCACGGAGATTGCGCAGGCCCGGACCGGAAGCGTCGTGACGTTGCTGGGGCAGGACGGCGACCAGTCGATCACGATCGACGAGATGGCGGAAACGCTGCGGCTGCCGGTCATGGAGCTGGTCCCGCGGCTAGCGAGAAGCCTGCCTCACGTCCAGGTGAACGCGACGGATCTGGTGGGCAGTAACTGA